The following coding sequences are from one Seonamhaeicola sp. ML3 window:
- a CDS encoding NAD(P)H-dependent oxidoreductase, with amino-acid sequence MDIIDKLKWRYATKKFDKNKKISKEQLQILKEAFNLTATSFGLQTIKMVVIEDKATRESLVEHSYNQRQVVDASHLLVFCIQDQINEDDVNNYYSNIKSTRNTPDDILDPYRLGLIKMMNGKSKEEQQQWSKNQAYIAIGNLMTVCAIEGIDACPMEGFNPGAYDEALNLKEKGLKSVLLLPVGFRAEDDMFADFKKVRMSVEESVFEL; translated from the coding sequence ATGGATATTATAGATAAGTTAAAGTGGAGATACGCTACCAAGAAGTTTGATAAGAATAAGAAGATTTCAAAAGAGCAATTACAAATTCTCAAAGAGGCATTTAATTTAACCGCTACGTCTTTTGGCCTTCAAACTATTAAGATGGTAGTCATTGAAGATAAAGCCACAAGGGAATCTTTGGTAGAACATTCATATAACCAAAGACAAGTTGTTGATGCCTCACACTTATTAGTTTTTTGCATCCAAGATCAAATTAACGAAGACGATGTAAACAATTACTACTCAAATATTAAAAGTACGCGAAATACACCAGACGATATTTTAGACCCATATAGGTTGGGGCTCATCAAAATGATGAATGGCAAATCGAAAGAGGAACAACAGCAATGGTCTAAAAATCAAGCCTACATAGCTATTGGAAATTTAATGACCGTCTGTGCTATAGAGGGAATAGATGCTTGCCCAATGGAAGGTTTTAACCCTGGGGCTTACGATGAAGCGTTAAACCTTAAAGAAAAAGGATTAAAGTCTGTACTACTTTTACCAGTAGGTTTTAGAGCAGAAGATGATATGTTTGCAGATTTCAAGAAAGTTAGAATGTCTGTTGAAGAAAGTGTTTTTGAATTATAA
- a CDS encoding site-specific integrase — protein sequence MNKTFGLLFYLKKSKVDAQGNCPIYLRITIDGKRTEISTKRTIAIEKWSNKANKAIGRTEDIRELNAYLDSLTTKVYQSQRDLIQDNKEVTTETLKNKFLGVEDKERTIITLFKNHNKQVEKLVGKEFSAGTLERYKTVCKHLQEFMQEQYNVSDIPIKRIDHKYITDFEFYLKTVRNCGHNSTIKYIKNFKKIVRIAIANDWIKKDPFLNYKVRLKEVERQFLSEEEIQEMLNKKLHTPRLEQVRDIFIFCCFTGLAYSDVKKLSKDNLVFGIDGDKWIKTKRTKTDTRSNIPLLPTALEIIKKYENHPEAVTKGVLLPVLSNQKSNAYLKEIADLCSINKNLTTHLARHTFATTVTLSNGVPMESVSKMLGHKSLKTTQHYAKILDRKVSDDMAILKQKFADKSNVEASKRLAN from the coding sequence ATGAACAAAACATTTGGATTATTATTCTACTTAAAAAAGAGTAAAGTAGATGCACAAGGTAATTGCCCAATTTACCTACGTATTACCATAGATGGTAAACGCACAGAGATTAGTACAAAACGTACTATTGCCATTGAAAAATGGAGCAATAAAGCCAATAAAGCTATTGGAAGAACAGAAGATATACGGGAGCTAAATGCCTATTTAGATTCACTTACTACAAAAGTATATCAAAGCCAAAGAGACTTAATTCAAGATAACAAAGAGGTTACAACTGAAACCCTTAAAAACAAGTTTCTAGGCGTTGAAGATAAGGAGCGTACCATAATAACACTATTTAAAAATCATAACAAGCAAGTTGAAAAATTGGTAGGCAAAGAGTTTTCGGCAGGAACTTTAGAGCGTTATAAAACGGTATGTAAGCATCTGCAAGAGTTTATGCAAGAGCAATACAATGTAAGTGATATACCTATTAAGAGAATAGACCACAAGTATATTACAGATTTTGAGTTCTATTTAAAAACCGTTAGAAACTGCGGTCATAACAGCACAATCAAGTACATCAAGAATTTTAAAAAGATAGTACGCATTGCAATAGCAAACGATTGGATTAAGAAAGACCCTTTTTTAAATTATAAAGTCCGTTTAAAAGAAGTAGAACGTCAATTTCTTTCAGAAGAAGAAATACAAGAAATGCTTAACAAAAAGTTACATACGCCAAGACTAGAACAAGTAAGAGATATTTTTATTTTCTGTTGCTTTACAGGGTTAGCGTATAGCGACGTTAAAAAGCTATCAAAAGACAATTTAGTATTTGGTATTGATGGCGATAAGTGGATAAAAACAAAGCGTACTAAAACGGATACACGCAGTAATATTCCACTACTTCCAACCGCATTAGAAATCATAAAGAAATATGAGAATCATCCAGAGGCAGTTACAAAAGGCGTTTTACTTCCTGTATTGAGTAACCAAAAGTCTAATGCTTATCTCAAAGAGATAGCAGATTTATGTAGCATCAATAAAAACTTAACAACCCACTTAGCGCGCCATACGTTCGCAACTACAGTAACATTGTCTAATGGTGTGCCTATGGAATCGGTTAGTAAAATGTTGGGCCATAAATCACTAAAAACAACACAACATTAT